A window of the Flavobacterium sangjuense genome harbors these coding sequences:
- the galA gene encoding beta-galactosidase GalA has product MLKKTLLLLLLFFFAITNAQKTRGKAELSEAKINLDEGWKFHFGNSANSEKDFNYGNKLLFHKSNVFEATIVSPKFVDSTWTKVDVPHDWVVELPFVKSATHEMDSHGYKPVGGLYPETSIGWYRKRFSIDKKDEGKRFEIQFDGVYRNAAIWVNGFYVGTNFSGYVGKSYDITDYMNFESGNVIVVRVDATQSEGWFYEGAGIYRHVWLNIRNNVHIPEDGVFVHSTVNGKNASVTIETEVENKNLTSSKGTIYSYVTDRNGKQIAKTSEQNFTLSVNGKTTVKQKIALNNATLWSLENPYLYKVVSVIKQNNQIVDKKKVNFGIKTVRFDANEGFFLNGKHIKIQGTNNHQDHAGIGSALPDFMQYYRIKLLKEMGSNAYRTSHNAPTPELLDACDSLGMLVLDEQRLLNSSPEYIDQFQRLLRRDRNHASVFLWSIGNEEQNIQGNEYGKRIAQSLLAIQKELDPTRTSTYAADMGNDFKGVNEVIPIRGFNYRQFAVADYHRDHPNQPLLGTEMGSTVTTRGIYEKDSIRAYVPDQDITAPWWASKAEDWWKLAAENKYWLGGFVWTGFDYRGEPTPYKWPNINSHFGILDVCGFPKNIYYYYKSWWTNEDILHISPHWNWPDKIGKPIDVWVNTNADDVELFLNGKSLGKKVMPRNSHLQWQVTYEPGTLEAIAYKKGKKLTTKVETTGQASKVIVSPDKTVMLADGKDGTVINVSFQDANGKEIPDANNKIYFSISGDAKIIGVGNGDPSSHEADKCGDGMWQRSAFSGKCQVIIQAGKTPGIIKLEAKANGLVSASTTIQIK; this is encoded by the coding sequence ATGCTAAAAAAAACACTACTCCTACTACTACTCTTTTTCTTTGCCATCACAAATGCGCAAAAGACCCGAGGCAAAGCCGAACTGAGCGAAGCTAAAATAAACTTAGATGAAGGCTGGAAGTTCCATTTTGGGAATTCAGCCAATTCTGAAAAAGATTTCAATTACGGAAATAAGTTGTTATTTCACAAATCAAATGTGTTTGAAGCAACGATTGTTAGTCCCAAATTTGTTGATTCCACCTGGACAAAAGTTGATGTTCCTCACGATTGGGTTGTTGAGCTTCCTTTTGTAAAATCAGCAACACATGAAATGGATAGTCATGGTTACAAACCTGTTGGCGGATTGTATCCCGAAACGAGTATTGGTTGGTATCGAAAGCGTTTTTCAATAGATAAAAAAGACGAAGGAAAGCGTTTCGAAATTCAATTTGATGGCGTTTATAGAAATGCTGCTATTTGGGTAAATGGTTTTTACGTTGGCACCAATTTTAGTGGTTATGTTGGCAAATCATACGACATAACTGACTATATGAATTTTGAAAGTGGAAACGTAATCGTTGTTCGTGTGGATGCAACGCAAAGCGAAGGTTGGTTTTATGAAGGTGCCGGAATTTATCGTCACGTTTGGCTAAACATTCGCAACAATGTTCATATTCCCGAAGATGGTGTTTTTGTTCATTCAACTGTAAATGGTAAAAATGCTTCCGTAACTATTGAAACCGAAGTCGAAAACAAAAACTTGACTTCATCAAAAGGAACAATTTATTCTTATGTAACTGATAGAAACGGAAAACAAATTGCCAAAACATCGGAACAAAATTTTACATTATCAGTCAACGGAAAAACTACGGTCAAACAAAAAATTGCTCTGAATAATGCCACTTTATGGTCGTTAGAAAATCCGTATTTGTACAAAGTTGTTTCTGTTATAAAGCAAAATAATCAGATTGTCGATAAAAAGAAAGTCAATTTCGGAATCAAAACGGTACGGTTTGATGCCAATGAAGGTTTCTTCCTCAACGGAAAACACATCAAAATTCAAGGCACCAACAACCATCAAGACCACGCTGGAATCGGAAGTGCGTTGCCCGATTTTATGCAATATTACCGTATAAAATTATTAAAAGAAATGGGTTCTAATGCCTACAGAACGAGTCATAATGCTCCAACTCCGGAGCTTTTAGATGCTTGTGACAGTTTAGGAATGCTGGTTTTAGACGAACAACGATTATTGAATAGTAGTCCGGAATATATTGACCAATTCCAACGATTACTTCGTCGTGACCGAAATCATGCTTCCGTTTTTTTATGGTCGATTGGAAACGAAGAACAAAACATTCAGGGAAATGAATACGGTAAACGAATCGCACAATCGTTATTGGCTATTCAAAAGGAATTAGATCCTACGCGAACCAGTACGTATGCTGCCGATATGGGCAATGATTTTAAAGGCGTAAACGAAGTGATTCCGATTCGTGGATTCAATTACCGCCAATTTGCCGTAGCCGATTATCATCGTGACCATCCAAATCAACCTTTGCTTGGAACCGAAATGGGAAGCACCGTAACGACAAGAGGAATTTATGAAAAAGACAGTATCCGTGCTTACGTTCCCGACCAGGATATTACTGCACCTTGGTGGGCAAGCAAAGCCGAAGATTGGTGGAAACTGGCTGCCGAAAACAAGTATTGGTTAGGCGGTTTTGTATGGACAGGTTTTGATTATCGCGGTGAACCAACGCCTTATAAATGGCCAAATATCAATTCGCATTTTGGCATCTTAGATGTTTGCGGTTTCCCGAAAAACATTTATTACTATTATAAAAGTTGGTGGACAAACGAAGATATTCTTCACATTTCTCCGCATTGGAACTGGCCGGATAAAATTGGAAAGCCTATCGATGTTTGGGTAAATACCAATGCAGATGATGTGGAGTTATTTTTAAACGGAAAAAGCCTTGGTAAAAAAGTAATGCCTAGAAACTCTCATTTGCAATGGCAGGTTACTTACGAGCCAGGAACATTGGAAGCCATTGCATACAAAAAAGGAAAAAAATTAACTACTAAAGTAGAAACCACAGGTCAGGCGTCAAAAGTTATTGTTTCCCCAGACAAAACTGTGATGCTTGCCGATGGTAAAGACGGAACGGTAATCAATGTTTCTTTCCAAGACGCAAACGGAAAAGAAATTCCTGACGCGAACAACAAGATTTACTTTTCTATTTCAGGCGATGCCAAAATCATTGGCGTGGGCAATGGCGATCCAAGTTCGCATGAAGCAGATAAATGTGGGGATGGCATGTGGCAACGTAGTGCTTTCAGCGGAAAATGCCAGGTTATCATCCAAGCCGGAAAGACACCAGGCATTATAAAATTAGAAGCAAAAGCAAACGGATTAGTTTCCGCTTCAACAACAATACAAATCAAATGA
- a CDS encoding glycoside hydrolase family 53 protein gives MRKILLALLVSTIGFSQNKPFAKGADVGWLPQMEATGYKFYDTDGKEKDCLQLLKDRGMNSIRLRVWVNPNNDKASGHCSKEETIIMALRAQKMGFRIMIDFHYSDSWADPAKQFKPKAWSNHSFPELLNDVYNHTFDVINALKVAGVTPEWVQIGNEIPGGMLWPDGSTNHWDQLGQLLNKGYDAVKAVDKNIKVIVHVDEGNNNAKFRTFFDNATRQKVRYDVIGLSYYPFWIKKDYTEVIADLEFNLNDMVKRYGKEVMIVEIGGEDDKVENTYQLLATAIKAVKNVPNNKGLGVFYWEPQGARSWSHYNLSAWQADGKPSPALDAFKE, from the coding sequence ATGAGAAAAATTCTTTTAGCATTACTTGTTTCGACAATTGGCTTTAGCCAAAATAAACCTTTTGCAAAAGGCGCCGATGTTGGTTGGCTGCCTCAAATGGAAGCCACAGGTTATAAATTTTATGATACCGATGGCAAAGAAAAAGATTGCCTGCAATTGCTAAAAGACCGAGGGATGAACTCCATTCGATTGCGTGTTTGGGTAAATCCAAATAATGATAAAGCCAGCGGGCATTGCAGTAAAGAAGAAACCATCATAATGGCATTGCGTGCGCAAAAAATGGGTTTCCGTATTATGATTGACTTTCATTATTCTGATTCCTGGGCTGATCCGGCAAAACAATTCAAGCCAAAAGCATGGAGCAACCATTCATTCCCGGAATTATTAAACGATGTTTACAATCATACTTTTGATGTAATCAATGCGCTGAAAGTTGCCGGCGTAACTCCGGAATGGGTGCAAATTGGGAATGAAATTCCGGGCGGAATGCTTTGGCCTGATGGCAGCACAAATCATTGGGATCAACTCGGACAATTATTAAATAAAGGCTATGATGCGGTGAAAGCAGTAGACAAAAACATCAAGGTCATTGTGCATGTTGATGAAGGAAATAACAATGCCAAATTCAGAACTTTTTTTGATAATGCTACCAGACAAAAAGTGCGTTATGATGTAATCGGTTTATCCTATTATCCGTTTTGGATTAAGAAAGATTACACCGAAGTGATTGCCGATTTAGAATTCAATTTGAATGATATGGTAAAACGTTATGGTAAAGAAGTGATGATAGTTGAAATTGGTGGCGAAGACGATAAAGTTGAAAACACTTACCAACTATTGGCGACAGCCATTAAAGCTGTGAAAAATGTTCCAAACAACAAAGGTCTTGGTGTATTCTATTGGGAACCTCAAGGCGCAAGAAGCTGGAGTCATTACAACTTAAGCGCTTGGCAGGCTGACGGAAAACCTTCTCCTGCTTTGGATGCTTTTAAAGAATAA
- a CDS encoding aldose epimerase family protein, with translation MIKNNISQITSSINAKLFGFTPDGKEVFCYAITNSKGTEVSIMTYGATITSLKIPVVNGEKIDVVLGFDTLEDYINSYYLPSPPYFGTTVGRFAGRINNAEFSLNGERNFLNKNHGEHNLHGGILGFSRKLWKVIATSSEENPSITLEYTSKNNEENFPGELTVQVTYTLTSANELKVSFTATTSEDTIVNLTQHSYFNLDGHSNAVSNQKLIINSEKILETNDELIPTGKFISLKNHPFDFAEAKICPTSIDNTFVLEDKNAATLISEINKLQLSVTTNQPAVHIYVGGNCFDKIKGKENANYHPKSGICFETQNFPDAPNHAHFPSSILKKGAQYNHNTTFKFENL, from the coding sequence ATGATAAAAAATAATATTTCACAAATTACTTCTTCGATAAATGCGAAATTATTCGGTTTTACACCCGACGGCAAAGAAGTTTTTTGCTATGCGATAACCAATTCGAAAGGAACTGAAGTAAGCATAATGACTTATGGCGCAACGATAACATCCTTAAAAATTCCAGTTGTTAATGGCGAAAAAATCGATGTTGTTTTGGGTTTTGATACTTTGGAAGATTATATCAATTCATATTATTTACCAAGTCCTCCTTATTTTGGAACAACCGTTGGACGGTTTGCGGGACGAATAAACAATGCCGAGTTTTCATTAAATGGAGAGCGTAACTTTCTAAACAAAAATCATGGCGAACACAATCTGCATGGCGGAATTTTAGGATTTAGCAGAAAGCTTTGGAAAGTTATAGCAACTTCATCAGAAGAAAACCCATCTATTACTTTAGAATATACTAGTAAAAATAATGAAGAGAATTTTCCGGGAGAATTGACCGTTCAGGTGACTTATACTTTGACTTCAGCAAACGAACTCAAAGTAAGTTTTACCGCCACAACATCGGAAGACACGATTGTCAATTTAACACAGCACAGTTATTTTAATTTAGACGGACATTCGAATGCTGTTTCAAATCAAAAACTTATAATTAATTCAGAAAAAATACTGGAAACGAATGATGAGCTCATTCCGACAGGAAAATTTATTTCTTTAAAAAATCACCCTTTTGATTTTGCTGAAGCCAAAATTTGTCCAACTTCCATCGACAACACTTTTGTATTGGAGGATAAAAATGCAGCCACACTTATCAGTGAAATAAACAAACTGCAACTATCGGTTACAACCAATCAGCCTGCAGTTCACATTTATGTTGGCGGAAACTGTTTCGATAAAATAAAAGGAAAAGAAAATGCCAATTATCATCCAAAAAGCGGCATTTGTTTCGAAACTCAAAACTTTCCGGACGCTCCAAATCACGCTCATTTTCCAAGTTCAATTTTGAAAAAAGGAGCACAATACAATCATAACACAACATTTAAATTTGAAAATTTATAA
- a CDS encoding GntR family transcriptional regulator — protein MKLITIENQSGTPKYKQIVWSIEVAIAENRLKKGDKLPSVNKVSLEFSISRDTVLLAYDELKKRGIVFAILGKGYYIKSVEFSFEQRIFLLFDELNSFKEDIYNSFMQEINNVAQIDIFFHHFNIEMLKKLVYESNGNYSKYIIMPTNLSGAASIIKTLPKQDVYILDQTNNDLNDFPSVHQSFSKDIYAGLEKGKSLLSKYKKLILIFPGNKEPLGMVDGFDKFCSDNLFEKEIITGFEENTIHKGDVFIIPTDRHLVNVIEQAKRQDLTIGKDFGIISYNDTPLKKVVENGITTISTDFKVMGKTLASMVLNSRKEQIENPSDLIIRNSL, from the coding sequence ATGAAATTAATTACGATAGAAAACCAATCGGGAACACCCAAATACAAACAAATCGTTTGGTCGATAGAAGTTGCTATTGCTGAAAACAGATTAAAGAAAGGCGACAAATTACCATCGGTAAACAAAGTCAGTTTGGAGTTTTCGATTTCGAGAGACACCGTTTTATTGGCTTATGATGAACTTAAAAAACGAGGGATTGTTTTCGCCATTTTGGGCAAAGGTTATTATATAAAAAGTGTGGAGTTTAGCTTTGAACAAAGAATTTTTTTATTGTTTGATGAACTGAATTCTTTTAAAGAAGACATCTATAATTCCTTTATGCAAGAGATAAATAATGTGGCTCAAATTGATATTTTCTTTCATCATTTTAATATTGAAATGTTAAAAAAACTGGTGTATGAGAGCAATGGGAATTATTCAAAATACATCATAATGCCAACCAACTTGTCAGGCGCAGCTTCCATAATTAAGACATTGCCGAAACAAGATGTTTACATTTTGGACCAAACCAACAATGATTTAAATGACTTTCCATCGGTTCATCAAAGTTTTTCAAAAGACATTTATGCTGGCTTAGAGAAAGGTAAATCACTTTTGTCAAAATACAAAAAACTGATATTGATTTTCCCGGGAAATAAAGAGCCTTTAGGAATGGTTGACGGATTTGATAAATTCTGTAGCGATAACTTATTTGAAAAAGAAATCATAACCGGTTTCGAAGAAAATACAATTCATAAAGGCGATGTTTTTATTATTCCGACAGACCGGCATTTGGTAAACGTAATTGAGCAGGCAAAAAGACAGGATTTGACAATTGGTAAAGATTTCGGAATTATATCTTATAACGATACACCATTAAAAAAGGTTGTTGAGAATGGTATAACAACCATATCAACTGACTTCAAAGTAATGGGAAAAACACTGGCTTCAATGGTGCTAAATTCAAGGAAAGAGCAAATTGAAAACCCTTCTGATTTAATAATCAGAAACTCGCTTTAA
- a CDS encoding M13 family metallopeptidase has product MKNLKLSLLAAVVLVASCAKKEELTSGINKKNMDAKVKPGDNFADYVNGTWYKNTKIPADKASYGAFDMLYDQSLVDVRAIIEDAAKGNNADGSDEQKIGDYFASFMNRKDRDAKGVTPIQPELKVIDGIANYSDLASYFGKANRIGVTIPFAIFVNQDSKNPNEYALTTWQTGLGLPEREYYTSTDSKMADIRKKYVAHVEKMLQLGGVDNAAESAAKIMALETTIASSHMKKEDTRDVVKLYNKYNTADLKTLMPDFDWTAMLKTAGMDKEKTIIISQIDYTKSLNNIIKNTPLDTWKMYLKWGLISRNAGRLNSALDNQNFEFYSKTLNGTEKQQEDWKRGVNAVNGAMGEMVGKVYVKKHFSPEAKERMVTLVKNLLKAYAESIKKLDWMGAETKKQALAKVDKFMIKIGYPDNWRDYSTLKIAKNDLYGNSLRANEFEYQRNINKLGKPVDRTEWGMTPQTVNAYYNPSLNEIVFPAAILQPPFFDLNADDAVNYGGIGAVIGHEIGHGFDDQGSAYDGDGVMKNWWTDADLKAFKAKTAALETQYNGFKAFPDLNVNGAFTLGENIGDLGGLSIAIKAYKASLGGKEAPVMDGFTGMQRVFLGWGQVWGEKTRDEALRSQIASDPHSPAKFRINGVVRNVPEFYEAFDIKPTDSLYLAPEKRVKIW; this is encoded by the coding sequence ATGAAAAACTTAAAACTATCACTTCTTGCTGCGGTTGTTCTGGTAGCTTCCTGCGCTAAAAAAGAAGAACTCACTTCGGGTATCAATAAAAAAAACATGGATGCCAAAGTAAAACCTGGCGATAATTTTGCCGATTACGTAAACGGAACTTGGTATAAAAACACTAAAATTCCGGCTGATAAAGCATCTTATGGTGCGTTTGATATGCTTTATGATCAATCACTAGTAGATGTAAGAGCAATTATTGAAGATGCTGCAAAAGGCAATAACGCTGATGGTAGTGACGAGCAAAAAATTGGCGATTACTTTGCTTCTTTTATGAATCGAAAAGACAGAGATGCTAAAGGAGTAACACCTATTCAACCCGAATTAAAAGTTATCGATGGCATTGCTAATTATTCCGATTTGGCAAGTTATTTTGGCAAAGCAAACAGAATAGGCGTTACGATTCCGTTTGCCATATTTGTTAATCAAGATTCAAAAAATCCTAATGAATATGCACTAACCACATGGCAGACAGGACTTGGTCTTCCTGAAAGGGAATACTATACATCAACCGATTCAAAGATGGCTGATATTCGAAAAAAATATGTTGCCCATGTTGAAAAAATGCTACAATTAGGTGGTGTTGATAATGCTGCTGAAAGCGCTGCTAAAATCATGGCTCTTGAAACCACTATCGCTTCAAGTCACATGAAAAAAGAAGATACCCGCGATGTTGTAAAACTTTACAATAAATACAATACGGCTGATTTAAAAACTTTAATGCCTGATTTTGATTGGACTGCCATGCTTAAAACAGCTGGTATGGATAAAGAAAAAACAATTATAATTTCGCAAATTGACTACACCAAAAGTCTAAACAATATTATTAAAAACACGCCTCTAGATACATGGAAAATGTATCTTAAATGGGGTTTAATTAGCAGAAATGCTGGCAGACTGAACTCTGCATTAGACAATCAAAACTTTGAGTTTTACAGCAAAACACTAAACGGGACAGAGAAGCAACAGGAAGATTGGAAACGTGGCGTTAATGCTGTTAATGGTGCCATGGGAGAAATGGTAGGAAAGGTCTATGTTAAGAAACACTTCTCTCCTGAAGCTAAAGAGCGTATGGTAACTTTGGTTAAAAACCTATTGAAAGCGTATGCTGAAAGCATCAAAAAATTAGATTGGATGGGTGCTGAAACCAAAAAACAAGCATTAGCAAAGGTTGATAAATTCATGATTAAAATTGGTTATCCTGATAACTGGAGAGATTACTCTACTTTGAAAATTGCCAAAAACGACTTGTATGGAAATTCATTGAGAGCTAACGAATTCGAATACCAAAGAAATATAAACAAATTAGGAAAACCTGTTGACAGAACCGAATGGGGCATGACACCACAAACCGTAAATGCCTACTACAATCCATCGCTTAACGAGATTGTTTTCCCGGCCGCTATTTTGCAACCACCTTTCTTTGATTTAAATGCTGACGATGCCGTAAATTATGGTGGAATTGGCGCTGTAATTGGTCACGAAATTGGTCACGGATTTGACGACCAGGGAAGTGCTTATGATGGTGACGGTGTCATGAAAAACTGGTGGACTGATGCCGATTTAAAAGCATTCAAAGCAAAAACTGCTGCTCTGGAAACTCAGTATAACGGCTTCAAAGCTTTCCCAGATTTGAATGTGAATGGAGCATTTACTTTAGGAGAAAATATTGGTGACCTTGGCGGATTAAGCATTGCTATAAAAGCTTACAAAGCAAGTCTTGGCGGAAAAGAAGCTCCGGTTATGGATGGCTTCACCGGCATGCAGCGTGTTTTCTTAGGCTGGGGACAAGTTTGGGGAGAAAAAACACGTGATGAGGCTTTGAGAAGTCAGATTGCCAGCGACCCACATTCACCAGCTAAATTCAGAATTAATGGTGTTGTTAGAAACGTACCTGAATTCTATGAAGCGTTCGATATTAAACCAACAGATTCATTATATCTTGCTCCTGAAAAACGAGTTAAGATTTGGTAA
- the deoC gene encoding deoxyribose-phosphate aldolase: MKQIDFSNSPRIDQVGIEDRIARITARSIKKESKMQGLLMALNMIDLTTLEGADTDEKVKQLCFKAHHLHDELPGLPTTAAVCVYPNFVKLAVNELKGTGVKVASVATAFPSGQSSAEIKLLDTKIAVDGGADEVDMVISRGKFHSGEYNFVFDEIAMIKEACGKNVRLKVILETGEIGTLDKVRQASDIAMYAGADFIKTSTGKIKPAATLPVTLVMLEAIRDYYYKTGIMIGMKPAGGISNSKLALQYLLMVKETLGGKWLTNEYFRFGASSLANDVLLQIVKQKSGIYQSNDYFSKV, encoded by the coding sequence ATGAAACAGATAGATTTTTCAAATTCCCCTCGCATTGATCAAGTTGGGATTGAGGATAGAATTGCCAGAATTACTGCCCGAAGTATCAAAAAAGAATCAAAAATGCAAGGCCTGCTTATGGCTCTAAACATGATTGATTTAACTACTTTAGAAGGTGCTGATACCGATGAAAAAGTAAAACAACTTTGCTTTAAAGCACATCATTTACACGATGAATTGCCAGGACTGCCAACTACTGCGGCAGTTTGTGTGTATCCAAATTTTGTCAAACTTGCGGTTAATGAACTTAAAGGAACTGGCGTAAAAGTAGCTTCGGTTGCTACAGCTTTTCCTAGCGGACAATCAAGCGCTGAAATCAAATTATTAGATACCAAAATCGCTGTTGACGGTGGTGCTGATGAAGTGGATATGGTAATCAGCCGTGGAAAATTCCACAGCGGTGAATACAATTTTGTTTTCGATGAAATAGCAATGATAAAAGAAGCCTGCGGGAAAAATGTGCGATTGAAAGTTATCTTAGAAACAGGCGAAATCGGAACATTAGATAAAGTGCGTCAGGCAAGCGATATCGCGATGTATGCAGGAGCAGATTTTATCAAAACGTCAACCGGAAAAATAAAACCAGCGGCGACTTTACCAGTAACTTTAGTGATGCTTGAAGCCATCCGTGATTATTATTACAAAACGGGAATTATGATTGGGATGAAACCTGCAGGTGGAATTTCAAACTCAAAATTAGCACTCCAATATTTATTAATGGTAAAAGAAACGCTAGGCGGAAAATGGTTAACCAACGAGTATTTCCGTTTTGGAGCCAGTAGTTTAGCCAACGATGTTTTGCTGCAAATCGTAAAACAAAAATCAGGCATTTACCAATCAAATGATTATTTTTCTAAAGTTTAA
- a CDS encoding aldehyde dehydrogenase family protein — translation MKKTHKIDFSSDWNLAPAPESTTHFKLKDTYDLFINGKFVAPKSGKYFDTINPANEKVLAKVAEANEADIDLAVKAARKAYDTIWSKLSGKERGKYIYRIARIIQERAREFAVVETLNGGKAIRESRDVDVPLAAAHFFYYAGWADKLEYAFPNRKPKALGVAGQIIPWNFPLLMGAWKIAPALAAGNTVVIKSSETTPLTLYLLAEVIQEAGLPAGVVNIVSGAGLTGSHIVNHPDVNKIAFTGSTAVGKIIMKAIAGTPKKSTMELGGKAANIIFEDAALDQAVEGIVNGIFFNQGHVCCAGSRLYVQESVFDVVVQKLKDRMNSLNVGDPLDKNTDIGAINSKKQLDTISKYIEIGKSEGAEMYQPTCDLPSKGFWCRPTIFTKVSQSNRISQEEIFGPVLAIQTFRTVDEVIEKANNTPYGLSAGVWTDKGSKIFNMTSQLRAGVVWANTFNKFDPASPFGGYKESGFGREGGLHGLEPYLKFE, via the coding sequence ATGAAAAAAACACATAAAATAGATTTTAGTTCCGACTGGAATTTAGCACCAGCACCGGAAAGCACAACGCATTTCAAATTAAAGGATACTTACGATTTGTTTATCAATGGCAAATTTGTAGCGCCTAAATCAGGGAAATATTTTGACACTATAAATCCGGCAAACGAGAAAGTTTTAGCCAAAGTTGCTGAAGCCAATGAAGCCGATATTGATTTAGCTGTAAAAGCAGCGCGAAAAGCATACGATACCATTTGGTCAAAATTATCCGGAAAAGAACGCGGAAAATACATTTACCGAATTGCCAGAATCATACAGGAACGCGCTCGTGAATTTGCAGTGGTAGAAACCTTAAATGGTGGAAAAGCTATCCGCGAATCTCGTGATGTGGATGTTCCTTTGGCAGCAGCACATTTCTTTTATTATGCCGGATGGGCTGATAAATTGGAGTATGCTTTCCCAAACAGAAAGCCAAAAGCACTTGGTGTTGCAGGACAGATTATTCCATGGAATTTCCCATTATTGATGGGTGCCTGGAAAATTGCTCCGGCTTTAGCTGCTGGAAATACGGTCGTTATCAAATCTTCTGAAACGACACCTTTGACTTTATATTTACTAGCCGAAGTGATTCAGGAAGCAGGTTTGCCTGCCGGAGTTGTGAATATCGTTTCGGGTGCTGGACTTACAGGTTCTCATATAGTAAATCATCCTGATGTAAATAAAATTGCCTTTACAGGTTCGACTGCTGTTGGTAAAATTATCATGAAAGCCATTGCAGGAACACCTAAAAAATCAACGATGGAATTGGGTGGAAAAGCAGCCAACATCATTTTTGAAGATGCCGCTTTAGACCAAGCTGTGGAAGGAATCGTAAACGGAATCTTCTTCAACCAAGGACACGTTTGTTGTGCGGGTTCTCGTTTGTATGTTCAGGAATCAGTGTTTGATGTTGTCGTTCAAAAACTGAAAGACAGAATGAATTCATTAAACGTTGGCGATCCATTAGATAAAAATACAGACATTGGAGCCATCAATTCCAAAAAACAATTAGATACCATCAGTAAATATATTGAAATCGGGAAAAGTGAAGGTGCCGAAATGTACCAACCAACTTGCGACTTACCATCAAAAGGATTTTGGTGCAGACCAACAATTTTCACGAAAGTGAGCCAGTCGAATAGAATTTCGCAGGAAGAAATCTTCGGGCCGGTTTTAGCAATTCAAACGTTTAGAACGGTTGATGAAGTTATCGAAAAAGCAAACAATACACCTTACGGATTATCTGCGGGTGTTTGGACAGATAAAGGTTCCAAAATCTTCAACATGACATCACAGTTGCGTGCCGGAGTGGTTTGGGCGAATACCTTTAACAAGTTTGATCCGGCGTCTCCTTTTGGAGGTTATAAAGAAAGCGGTTTCGGTAGAGAAGGCGGTTTACACGGATTGGAACCTTATTTAAAATTTGAATAA
- a CDS encoding aldehyde dehydrogenase family protein: MSRIEVLKTYKIYIGGSFPRTESGRYYPLIVNKKTVANMCLSSVKDFRNAVVAARNAQGGWSHKTAYNRNQILYRIAEVLEGRKAQFVEELELQGISKAKAQQEVDLSIDRLIYYAGWCDKYTQLFSTVNPVSGSFFNFSAPEPTGVVAVFAPQQSSLLGLVTQIASIIAGGNTCVVLASEQLALCAVTFAEVLATSDVPGGVVNILTGNQTELLTQFAAHKDVNAILYCGKDADMIAKIQDLAIENLKRVVLREDGDYFDDKHESPYLIFDFQETKTTWHPIEVIAGAGSGY; this comes from the coding sequence ATGTCAAGAATAGAAGTTTTGAAAACCTATAAAATATATATCGGCGGAAGTTTTCCAAGAACCGAATCGGGGCGTTATTATCCGCTTATCGTTAACAAAAAAACGGTGGCTAACATGTGTTTATCATCTGTAAAAGATTTCAGAAATGCGGTAGTCGCAGCTCGAAATGCTCAGGGCGGATGGTCGCACAAAACAGCTTACAACCGCAATCAGATTTTGTATCGAATTGCAGAAGTTCTGGAAGGAAGAAAAGCGCAGTTTGTAGAAGAATTAGAATTGCAGGGAATCAGTAAAGCCAAAGCGCAGCAAGAAGTTGATTTGAGTATCGACCGACTGATTTATTATGCCGGTTGGTGTGATAAATACACGCAATTATTCAGCACAGTAAATCCGGTTTCGGGAAGTTTCTTTAACTTTTCAGCGCCGGAACCAACCGGAGTTGTAGCAGTATTTGCGCCGCAACAAAGTAGCTTACTTGGATTGGTAACTCAAATTGCCTCTATCATTGCCGGTGGAAATACCTGCGTAGTATTAGCATCTGAACAATTAGCTTTATGTGCGGTTACTTTTGCCGAAGTGTTAGCAACTTCAGATGTTCCTGGTGGTGTGGTTAATATCCTTACGGGAAATCAAACCGAATTACTAACGCAGTTTGCCGCTCACAAAGACGTGAATGCGATTTTGTATTGCGGAAAAGATGCTGATATGATTGCCAAAATTCAGGATTTAGCTATCGAGAATTTAAAGCGTGTAGTGCTTCGTGAAGACGGTGATTATTTTGATGACAAACACGAATCTCCTTACTTGATTTTTGACTTCCAGGAAACCAAAACAACCTGGCATCCAATTGAAGTTATTGCCGGAGCCGGATCCGGTTATTAG